The nucleotide window GTGCGACGGCCCTGAGATGGATAATTCTGCGCTCGCCAGGAAATTGTTGGAACGCGCCCGCTGATCGAGATCTGGCCCCAGCAGTGGCTGTCCGTTGAAGTTCCACTCTCCCTGCACGCCGGTGCGTCGGTTGGAATGCCGCGCCCGCACGCGAAACAGAACGGTCGGGCTGATTTGGACGCCGATGTTCCCGCCCTGCAATGCATTTCCGTAATCGGCGTTCGGGCCTTGGCCGTTGGTCTGGTACTGATCAGCGAATGCGTTGTAGTCGAACCGAGACCGCGCTCCCGCCAGCGAAACATATCCATGGGCTGTGCCGAAGTTGCCGCCGTCGGCGCCGAAACGAAGTTCAGGTACTGCAGTCGATCCGTTGCGCGTAAAGACTTGCAACACGCTGGTCATCGCGTCGGAACCATAAATCGTGCTCTGCGTGCCGCGTTCAAATTCCACGCGATCGACCTGCCCCATCGGCACGCTCCCGAAATCAAACGTACCGCCCGGTTCATTCACAGGCACGCCGTCAACCAGCACTTTGTTGTAGCGCGAATCTCCGCCGCGCACAAACAAAGAACCCAAACCGCCGCGCTCCCCCGCGACATTCACAACTGCGCCCGGGAGGAAACGCAGTGCGTCGCCGAACGAACCGGGCTGCATGGTGTTCAGCTCATCCGATGTGAGCAGGGAAATACTGCTGGCGGTCTCCAGTTGCGGAACCGGGGTACGCGTCGCGGTGACAACCACGGTCTCCGACGCGTTGGCAACGGTGAGTGAAACGGTCACAAGCGGAGACGAAGGCTGTACGTCCGCGCGCCCGACGGCGAAGCCCGGCGTAAGCACTTCCACGCGCAGCGGTTTCGCACTCTCCACATTGAACACGGCAATTCCTTCACCCGAAGTGCTGCGCACCTGGGCGGGCGCGGAGTCTTCCGCCCGATAGACAAATACCTGTGCGCCGGCCACGGCTGCCGAGTGCGGATCGACGACTTTGATTTGAAATTCGCCAGCGAAAGCCGCCGGCACAAAAAGCAGGAAGGAAATTGCGAGAAAGAAATTCGAAAAGCGGACCATACCATTCTCCTTTACACGCGAAAGGGTTTCTTGGTGATGGTTCACGCCGGTCTCCTGGCTTGCGAGTAAGGACCTTTCAGTCCGTCTTCTGCGTGCGTCCTTCCCAGGCCTTCGATATTCGAAGATGGTTCCCAGTGGACGTCCGCTGTGTCCTCGCTTACAGTTGCGCGGCAGCGCGGGATTTACACCCGCTTCCCTCGTAAATTCGGCATGACGCCTGCTTACGATGTGGCGCGAACCCAATATTGGAAAGAGCAAACTACCTCCGCAAATCTACCGGGAGCACCTGCGCAAGTCAAACGCCCGCGTGGCGAGAAGCAAAATCAAGTCGGAGATTGAGATTTGGAAAAAGGACTTGAAGGAGAAACAGGTGATGTGGACCCAATGCAAACTTCGAGGGCTGCAGACGTTCTTGGGTGGCGCAGCGGTTCACCGCTGCGATGGAAAGACTCACCTGACGGCTTCAGCCGCCGAGGCCTCATTTAGCTCCGATGTCCGGGTGTTCTCTTGAGGGGCTGAAGCCCCACTCAAGAGGCGATTGCAACCGCAGCGGTGAACCGCTGCGTCACCCAAAAGCCAGAGCCGCGTGACCTCCGTGGCTGTCACAATGCAAACATCCGGCCCATTCACTTCTTCCAGATCGGAAATTCATCCGATCCCACCCGCGCCACGTTTTCTTCGGCGAACCGGGTCACCCGCTCCAGCGACGATTGCAGTTGGGCATGGTAGTCGCGGATCGCCGCTTCGTCTGCGTCGGAAGGAACGAGAGTCCTTTTGCTGAAGCGGACCAGCGCTTTGGAAAACGGTTTCGGGATCACGAGTTCGTCCCATGTATCGAGGACCCATGCACCGCTCACCGCGACGTAGAAACTCATCATGGGGCGTCCAGTCGCCTTCGCGAGCGCCACTGGTCCCAGTTTGGCAACATACTTCGGACCGCGCGGCCCGTCGATCGTGAGCGCGACCGCAGCGCCGCGCTCGATCTCGCTTCTCATGCCAACCAGGGCTGCAACACCACCGCGGCTGCTCGAGCCCCGCACAGCGGTGAATCCCAGGCGCTCGATAATGCGCGCAATGTATTCGCCGTCAAAACTGCGGCTCGCCATGCCAACCAAGCCGCTATTGCGGTAGATCCACGAAGCCGCCAGAACCGAGCGATGCCAGAAAGAATAGATGGCAGGTTTTTCGAAGGGCGCGTTGGGCGGCAGTGTTTCGTCTTCCCAGGAAATGGACCAGCGCAGAGTGCAACCGATCAGCGTGATCACGAGATACCCGGCCCAGCTGATGAGCCAGAGCAGGATTCGTTCACGAAAAGAAAAATCGCGAGTTTTCGAATTTGATTGATGCGATGGCTCGGCCGCGACAGGAGAAGAACTCACGCGAGTATTTTAGTCGCGAATTGAGGAAAGGCGGGGAAGAAGGTGTCAGGTGTCAGGTCCCAGGAAGACAGCCGGGCACAATTGGCATTTCCTGAAACCTGACACCTGAGACCTAAGACCTGTCTTGTTACGACTCCAGATACGCCACGACCCAATCTTTCAGTCGACGGCGCCGCTCATCCGCGGGATCGAATCGAAGCCCGACAGTCTTGTTCGGCTTCTTCCAGCTGACATGCGCTCGCAAGTGGATGCGCGGCAGCGTCAGCAGCGAGAAGGACACTTCCACCAACTGACCTACATCCAGCGTGGCGGTACCTTTCACGGACATGCCGCCTGCACTGATTTCCTGGCTGGTTACCATCACCTTCGAGTTGTCTCCCAAGATCACGGAGACCTCGGTCATTACGGGGATGCGAGCGTAGCGCCGGAATTCATGCAGGACCAGCGGACGAGTCGAGCGCATCAGCTTCAGAGTCGCCGACCGTTCCAGCGGTTCGTGGAAGAATGCGTTGATGCAGTGCTTGGAATATCGCAACGCATCCTGCGAAGTCCCACCCACGCCGTAAATCACCAGGCGGCTGTTGGAGGCGGAACTGCGCGCCCGTTCAATGATGTGGCCGACCGACTCTCCCATGGGCAGCACGCAGGCATCGAACTTCTGCCGGTGGAGGCGGTCCTGGTCGGCATCGGAAATGGGCACGGTATCGATACCAAACTGGCGGAAACACTCCGCCAACAGGGTGGCCGTGGGCTGAGGCAAGTTGTACAAAGCGACCTGCGCGTTGACTTTGCGGAGAACATGCGCAGGAACGGGGGCAGGGGAGGCGCCAAATGTATTCTTCATGAGTCCCAGGGGGCTGAGCTCCTAAAAGTCCATTCTGACGGGCGGTTTGAAGGATGGCTAGGTTTCGAAGGGCCTAGGGGAATGCCCGCCGGAGGGCAGGTTACCGTATCGCCCCATTGGCCCTCCCGACACCATCTTTCGTGCTGTTTGCCTGTGTAGAACACCAGGTCCTCCACCTCCATCAGGTAAGATGTTGAGATTCTCTTACGGCTTGGCTGTGGTATCCCATGATCACACTGCAGGACATCCATTCGGCCCTCGGCCGGATACGCAATTCAATCTACCTCTCTCCCTGTGCGCGCTCGGAGACCTTTTCGCAATCAACCGGGAATCATGTCTATCTGAAGCTCGACAACCTGCAGCGGACGGGCGCTTTCAAGGAACGTGGAGCATTAAACAAACTCCTCTTGTTGAATGCGGAAGAACGCGCGCACGGCGTGATTGCGGCCTCGGCCGGCAACCATGCGCAAGGCGTGGCCTACCATGCCGGAAAGCTCGGCATCCGGGCGCAGATATGCATGCCGCTGACGACGCCGCTGATTAAAGTGTCGGCCACGCGCGGCTACGGCGCCGATGTTGTCCTGCATGGCGCCAACTACGACGAGGCCTTCGAGGAAGCGCTCCGCCGCAGCAACGCGGAGAACATCACCTTCGTTCATGCGTTCAACGATGATGCAGTCATCGCGGGACAAGGCACGATCGGCCTGGAATTGATGCAGCAACATCCCGATCTGGAAGCCGTCGTGGTCCCGATTGGCGGCGGAGGCTTGATTGGCGGTATCGCGTGCGCGTTGAAAGAAACCAATCCTAAGATTCAGGTTTTCGG belongs to Acidobacteriota bacterium and includes:
- a CDS encoding lysophospholipid acyltransferase family protein, encoding MSSSPVAAEPSHQSNSKTRDFSFRERILLWLISWAGYLVITLIGCTLRWSISWEDETLPPNAPFEKPAIYSFWHRSVLAASWIYRNSGLVGMASRSFDGEYIARIIERLGFTAVRGSSSRGGVAALVGMRSEIERGAAVALTIDGPRGPKYVAKLGPVALAKATGRPMMSFYVAVSGAWVLDTWDELVIPKPFSKALVRFSKRTLVPSDADEAAIRDYHAQLQSSLERVTRFAEENVARVGSDEFPIWKK
- a CDS encoding PilZ domain-containing protein, whose amino-acid sequence is MKNTFGASPAPVPAHVLRKVNAQVALYNLPQPTATLLAECFRQFGIDTVPISDADQDRLHRQKFDACVLPMGESVGHIIERARSSASNSRLVIYGVGGTSQDALRYSKHCINAFFHEPLERSATLKLMRSTRPLVLHEFRRYARIPVMTEVSVILGDNSKVMVTSQEISAGGMSVKGTATLDVGQLVEVSFSLLTLPRIHLRAHVSWKKPNKTVGLRFDPADERRRRLKDWVVAYLES